The Cyclobacteriaceae bacterium genome includes a region encoding these proteins:
- a CDS encoding YihY/virulence factor BrkB family protein, with the protein MKSLKIFWQLLKMGFSEFFSDNGLKLSASLSYYTVFSIAPLLVIIISLAGIFFGVEAVQGRIYGQINGLVGNAAAIQIQEIIKNVKTSQNSQGGAIIGFIVLMIGASGVFTEIQDSINFIWSVKAKPKKGWLKLIINRLLSFSLIASFGFLLLVSLMVNAVMDLLSDRLIKLFPNATVYLFYILNIALIFIIISCLFAIIFKVLPDARIKWKDAFIGSFFTAFLFIGGKYLIGLYLGNSSIGETYGAAASIVLVLLWVYYSSIILYFGAEFTKMYALHYGGKITPNETAVFIVKQEVKEIDVNPSKEAVAK; encoded by the coding sequence ATGAAAAGTCTTAAGATCTTCTGGCAGTTATTAAAGATGGGATTTAGTGAATTCTTCTCCGACAACGGACTGAAGCTAAGCGCATCTTTATCATATTATACGGTATTCTCAATTGCTCCACTTCTGGTCATTATCATTTCCCTTGCAGGAATTTTCTTTGGCGTAGAAGCAGTGCAGGGAAGGATCTATGGTCAAATCAACGGATTGGTTGGCAATGCAGCCGCTATACAAATTCAGGAAATCATTAAGAACGTAAAGACTTCCCAGAATAGTCAGGGAGGTGCCATCATCGGATTTATCGTCCTGATGATTGGAGCTTCCGGAGTGTTTACTGAGATCCAGGATTCCATAAATTTTATCTGGTCAGTAAAAGCTAAACCGAAAAAAGGATGGCTGAAGCTGATTATCAACCGACTTCTTTCTTTTTCACTGATCGCGAGCTTTGGGTTTTTATTGCTTGTCTCTTTGATGGTAAATGCTGTAATGGATCTTTTAAGCGACCGGTTAATCAAACTGTTCCCAAATGCTACCGTTTACCTTTTCTACATTCTTAACATAGCATTGATCTTTATTATAATTTCCTGCCTGTTTGCCATCATATTCAAAGTTCTGCCAGATGCAAGAATCAAGTGGAAAGATGCTTTCATAGGATCCTTTTTCACTGCGTTCTTATTTATCGGAGGCAAGTATCTGATCGGACTATATCTGGGGAATTCAAGCATTGGAGAAACCTATGGAGCGGCGGCATCCATCGTACTGGTTCTTTTATGGGTGTATTACTCCTCTATCATTCTTTACTTCGGCGCTGAATTCACAAAGATGTATGCATTGCATTATGGTGGTAAGATCACACCGAATGAAACCGCTGTGTTTATAGTGAAACAAGAAGTAAAGGAAATCGATGTTAATCCCTCGAAAGAAGCCGTCGCAAAATAG
- a CDS encoding AI-2E family transporter encodes MTTITDDTPLYKRVTFYLLSTGLVILLLYLGQEILLPLFFSILLASLLLPLNRFLERKGLHRVVAIMISIFLTLAVTASIIYFIFDQISGFFEDLPTINDRLSELSTITQKWIRETFNVTIRKQNQYVSDTLAKMRASGTGILGATVVTLTQALSYLILLPIYTFLILFYRGMIRRFLVAVFSDSRESQVKDILQESQAVSQSYILGLMIELAIVFGLNSAGFLILGIKYAVFLGLVAALLNLIPYIGMLIANLFCMTITLISCEVISGSDVLWVGIILAAVQFVDNNFLMPMIVGSKVRINALATIVGVLVGGALCGVPGMFLSIPGLAVLKVIFDRVEGLKPYGMLMGDERPQLKPKRIRLKKLIADEKS; translated from the coding sequence ATGACCACGATTACTGACGATACGCCGCTTTATAAACGAGTAACCTTTTACCTGCTAAGTACAGGACTGGTAATATTGCTTCTTTATCTTGGTCAGGAGATTTTACTTCCATTGTTTTTCTCTATTCTCCTTGCCTCACTCCTCTTACCACTTAACAGATTCTTAGAGAGAAAAGGATTACACAGGGTTGTCGCGATCATGATCTCCATCTTCCTGACACTCGCCGTAACAGCGTCGATCATCTATTTTATTTTTGATCAGATCTCAGGTTTCTTTGAAGATCTTCCCACTATCAATGATAGACTTTCAGAGCTATCCACTATTACTCAAAAATGGATTCGTGAGACTTTCAACGTCACCATTCGCAAACAAAATCAATATGTAAGCGACACCCTGGCCAAGATGAGAGCTTCGGGCACAGGGATTCTCGGCGCAACCGTTGTGACATTGACCCAGGCTCTCTCCTATCTTATCCTATTACCGATCTATACTTTCTTAATACTATTCTATCGTGGCATGATCAGGAGATTCCTGGTTGCAGTCTTTAGTGACAGCAGGGAATCCCAGGTAAAAGATATTCTTCAGGAATCTCAAGCTGTATCTCAGAGTTATATCCTTGGACTTATGATAGAGCTAGCGATCGTCTTTGGTTTGAATTCTGCAGGCTTCCTGATTCTTGGAATTAAATATGCAGTATTCCTCGGACTGGTGGCAGCTCTCTTAAATCTGATTCCGTACATCGGAATGCTGATCGCCAATCTCTTTTGCATGACCATCACATTGATCTCATGTGAAGTGATCTCAGGCAGTGATGTCCTTTGGGTTGGAATTATACTCGCGGCGGTCCAATTTGTTGATAATAATTTCCTCATGCCTATGATCGTTGGTTCGAAAGTTCGGATCAATGCATTGGCAACTATCGTCGGAGTATTGGTGGGTGGGGCATTGTGTGGAGTTCCCGGAATGTTCCTGTCTATTCCAGGTCTTGCCGTATTGAAAGTAATCTTTGACAGAGTCGAAGGCCTTAAGCCATACGGAATGCTGATGGGTGATGAACGTCCTCAACTTAAGCCTAAAAGGATTCGCCTAAAAAAATTAATCGCAGATGAAAAGTCTTAA
- a CDS encoding lmo0937 family membrane protein, which yields MNSLLYLVAVILVIGWLVGFFAYGASGLIHALLVIAIIAVLINIIGGNRRI from the coding sequence ATGAACAGTCTATTATATCTCGTCGCTGTGATTCTTGTTATCGGATGGCTTGTAGGTTTCTTTGCTTACGGAGCTTCTGGTTTGATTCACGCATTACTTGTAATCGCCATCATTGCCGTTCTTATCAACATCATTGGAGGTAACAGAAGAATTTAG
- a CDS encoding lmo0937 family membrane protein → MRSLLFLIAIILVIGWALGVFVYSSTGLIHLLIVIAIVALLLGIIRRA, encoded by the coding sequence ATGAGATCCTTACTTTTCCTCATCGCCATTATCCTGGTTATTGGATGGGCACTGGGAGTATTCGTTTACAGTTCAACTGGATTGATACATCTTTTAATTGTCATCGCTATCGTTGCTTTGCTGCTTGGAATTATCCGACGGGCTTAG
- a CDS encoding cyclic beta 1-2 glucan synthetase: MKGTTVTLEELLSPLKQYFEKDTFVRSDINNAPPLRAELFTIEQFGTHATELALRHEINEKKAPEHLLKRLADNEEVILRVIDLLQEAIQFKTPISPAGEWLLDNFYLIDEQIKIGKKHLPKGYSKGLPKLVNTGLPRVYDIAIEIISHSDGHLDIHILNRFIQSYQKTSELTLGELWAIPIMLRLALLENLRRVASRVAIDRIDANSAHHWADCIIETAENNPKNLVLTMADMARSNPPMVSAFIAEYSRKLQWKGINLTLPLSWVEQHLVETGDTISGMVLSENQKQAADHVSMSNSIKSLRFLAKTNWQDFVEEMSLVEKTLKTDQNGVYPKMDFYTRDLYRHSIEKISKKTRLSENEVAKSVIKLAHQHSETSNADDYKSHVGYYLIGDGLKTTEKTLKARVSFTEFFKELFKNNKSTFYVLGAILLTIGVGGGLILKAYTEQGRNAFFYVMSVLSLLGASQLAISIVNWIATMRTNPKPLPKMDFSKGLPKDSRTLVIIPTMITGGKQIEKLVEELEIRFLGNRDPHLLFGLLTDFRDADKETMPEDAELLAMAKDCISALNKKYSNKSEDFFFLFHRPRRWNGVDKKWMGYERKRGKLGELNQLLRGHGKDRFAEIVGNEESYKSVKYIITLDTDTQLPRESAAKLVGIMAHPLNRPIYDEVKKRVVKGYGIIQPRIAVSVHGAVLSRYTRLHENDSGIDPYTRVTSDVYQDIFNEGSFIGKGIYEVDTFERVLNNRFPENRILSHDLLEGSYVRSGFASDVQFYEETPPRYSMDISRRHRWIRGDWQIGTWFLPWVPNAQRKLTSNPISALSRWKILDNLRRSLVPIALLTMLVLGWTLSSFPLFWTVTVLGILIIPTLTMSGWHLTQKPKEVTFSSHAENVFDNTSKGLLLSLFEVICLPYEAFISADAIGRTLIRMFITRKNMLEWNPSGFLQKQKENLFTLTLKMFFAPLLSAALIYLLINYYAFSFYLAIPFLVLWILSPAVAYWVSIPIKAYKTTVTHDQKMYLRGLARKTWAYFEAHVTASENWLPPDNLQQYPIVKIAHRTSPTNIGLALLSNLTAYDFGYIGGMQLINRTYNTFLTLKKLDRYAGHFYNWYDTQSLATLQPRYISTVDSGNLAGHLIVLRQGLLDLPNRPIVNNNLWKGLYDTVQVLFQHVAPSNEKAFSILQKGFAELNFSETLSLKQVKAGLEKISGSVNRFILDEEFKKSEDVMEWVRSLQHQLSAWQSELALLNPLLQYEERPERFKNIKLTTDSTSLNDLILLEENLSEKLKEFQNVKLSDLEAAWLFNFEKSVHEASSTAKEKIAEIKRLAEDCQDFSNMEYDFLYDRDQHLVSIGYSVDDHRLDASFYDLLASEARLGLFVAIAQGKIPQESWFALGRRLAETNSSPVLLSWSGSMFEYLMPNLVMPVYENTLLDETSKGCVRKQIEYGKQQGVPWGISESCYNVVDANLTYQYRAFGVPDLGFKRGLGLDLVIAPYATVMSLMIDPAAACKNLKRLESKGYSGKYGLFESIDYTPLRLTRSKVPALIQSFMVHHQGMSLLALDHLLYDQPMQKRFEADTVLQTALLLLQERVPKSISFYSLPKDSEEIVHTASAGEIRVLNTPDGSHPEIQLLSNGKYHVMVSNSGGGYSRYNEMAITRWREDSTRDNWGTFSYIRDLEDGEFWSNTYQPTLKKGLSYEAIFSQGRVEFRRIDKGIELHTEIIVSPEDNVEIRRIHITNHTRSERKLEITSYGEVVMALPVADDAHPAFNNLFVQTEILSSQHAILCTRRPRSDEETPPWVFHLMKVTHAKTDHISYETDRYKFIGRGNSIANPQAMIQEEPLSNTEGPVLDPITSVQYRITLGAEATAIIDIITGISESRSGCQNLVDKYQDRNFRNRAFELTWTHSQVVLRQINATESDSQLFSRLASSILYANPSLRAPKDVLIKNSRGQSALWSHSISGDLPIVLLQVSDSTNITLIKQLMQARAYWLFKGLVIDLVIINEDHSGYRQVLQEQVQSLISAGIGINPSVKQGNIIVRLSDQISTEDRVLLQTVARVIISDKNGTLLDHLDRRQKSGPVIPLLTQTKRNEPGDETPLAISERLFDNGMGGFSTDGTEYVITTDADNPTPLPWSNVIANPNFGTIVTESGPVYTWAENAHEFRLTPWNNDPVSNNGGEVFYMRDEESGKVWSPMPFPAPSTSNFVTRHGFGYSVFETREDGISTEVWIYVDREAQIKFTVIKIKNLSGRARSLSATGYAEWVLGGLRPGSVMHVVTEPDAETGTLLTRNPYNTEFPNRVVFFDANSAKYSFTTDRHEFIGRNGTLEDPDGMKRQRLSGNYGAGLDPCSAIQIPFVLSSGQDKEIIFRMGTGKDIHEVRNMLSKFKGRDAAVNSLSVIREYWRTTLGHVKVKTPDPALNILANGWLMYQVISCRLWGRSGFYQSGGAFGFRDQLQDVLALMDAAPQLTRDQILLSASRQFREGDVQHWWHPPLGRGVRTRCSDDMLWIAFTTSRYVTHTHDFAILKELVSFIEGRELNADQESSYDLPVSSDEKTTLYDHCKRAITHSLKFGSHGLPFMGSGDWNDGMNNVGIKGQGESVWLAFFLFDVLRRFEPIAIVMQDEAFVKTCREAAADLKVSIDKAWDGEWYRRAYFDDGTPLGSSQNTECRIDSISQSWAVLSEAGTPERVHQAMESVDKYLVDKTNSLIRLLDPPFNHSEKDPGYIKGYLPGVRENGGQYSHAAIWMVMAVAKMGNRQRTWDLLQIINPINHGRSKDDIKVYKTEPYVMAADVYGVEPHVGRGGWTWYTGSAGWMYQLVMESFLGLRREGSKLFINPCVPESWKSFDVEYRYMNTLYKIEIILSSEKDISIKVDGTTQKENAIQLVDDGKEHKVVAKVSAVKLNAVMVEETAPSVH, translated from the coding sequence ATGAAGGGAACCACCGTCACACTTGAAGAATTATTATCTCCGCTCAAACAATACTTCGAAAAAGATACTTTCGTAAGGAGTGATATTAACAATGCTCCTCCGCTGAGAGCAGAACTATTCACAATCGAGCAGTTTGGAACTCACGCTACTGAACTTGCCCTTCGTCATGAGATCAATGAGAAGAAGGCTCCCGAACATCTTCTGAAGAGACTTGCCGACAATGAAGAAGTGATCCTTCGTGTAATTGATCTTTTACAAGAGGCTATTCAATTTAAAACACCGATCTCTCCCGCAGGAGAATGGCTGCTTGATAATTTTTACCTGATTGATGAACAAATCAAGATTGGAAAAAAACACTTACCGAAAGGTTATAGCAAAGGATTACCTAAACTTGTCAACACAGGTCTCCCAAGAGTGTACGATATCGCAATAGAAATTATTTCACACAGCGATGGACATCTCGACATTCACATCCTCAACAGATTTATTCAATCCTATCAAAAGACAAGCGAGCTTACGCTGGGAGAATTATGGGCGATTCCTATCATGCTCCGTCTTGCCCTTCTGGAAAATCTAAGACGTGTTGCATCGCGTGTCGCGATTGACCGGATTGACGCAAACTCAGCACATCATTGGGCGGATTGCATCATCGAAACTGCTGAGAACAACCCTAAAAACCTTGTTCTCACTATGGCAGACATGGCGCGCTCAAATCCTCCTATGGTAAGTGCGTTCATTGCAGAGTATTCAAGAAAACTCCAATGGAAAGGGATCAATCTTACACTTCCTCTCTCATGGGTAGAACAACATCTCGTTGAAACCGGCGATACGATCAGCGGAATGGTGCTTTCAGAAAATCAAAAGCAAGCTGCCGATCATGTGTCGATGAGTAACAGCATCAAGAGTCTTCGCTTTCTCGCGAAAACAAACTGGCAGGACTTCGTTGAAGAAATGAGTCTCGTAGAAAAAACTCTGAAGACGGATCAGAACGGTGTGTATCCCAAAATGGATTTCTACACACGCGATCTTTACCGCCACTCTATTGAGAAAATCTCCAAAAAAACAAGACTCTCCGAGAATGAGGTTGCCAAGTCCGTCATCAAACTTGCACATCAGCATTCCGAAACAAGCAATGCTGATGATTACAAATCACATGTAGGTTATTATCTTATTGGTGATGGGCTCAAGACTACTGAAAAAACTCTTAAAGCAAGAGTCTCATTCACAGAATTCTTTAAAGAACTTTTTAAAAATAACAAATCAACATTCTATGTACTGGGGGCTATCCTTCTCACCATTGGAGTTGGTGGTGGTCTTATCCTGAAAGCCTATACTGAGCAGGGAAGGAATGCATTCTTCTACGTAATGTCAGTGCTGTCTCTTTTAGGAGCAAGTCAGCTTGCGATCTCGATTGTCAACTGGATCGCCACCATGCGAACGAATCCCAAGCCTCTTCCCAAAATGGATTTTTCGAAAGGACTTCCTAAAGATTCCAGAACATTGGTCATCATTCCTACCATGATCACCGGTGGGAAGCAGATTGAAAAGCTCGTCGAAGAACTTGAAATAAGGTTTCTTGGTAACCGCGATCCGCATCTGCTTTTTGGATTGCTGACAGATTTCAGAGATGCTGACAAGGAGACCATGCCGGAAGATGCTGAGCTTCTTGCCATGGCAAAAGATTGTATCAGCGCATTGAATAAAAAATACAGCAACAAGTCGGAAGATTTTTTCTTCCTCTTTCACCGTCCAAGAAGATGGAATGGAGTTGATAAAAAGTGGATGGGTTATGAAAGAAAGCGGGGTAAACTTGGTGAATTGAATCAACTTTTAAGAGGTCATGGCAAAGATCGCTTCGCTGAAATTGTCGGAAACGAAGAATCATACAAAAGTGTAAAGTACATCATCACCCTTGATACTGACACTCAACTTCCCAGGGAGTCCGCTGCCAAGCTGGTAGGGATTATGGCTCATCCTTTGAATCGCCCCATTTACGATGAGGTAAAAAAGAGAGTTGTAAAAGGTTATGGAATCATTCAACCGCGTATTGCCGTCAGCGTACATGGTGCAGTTCTTTCACGTTACACAAGATTGCATGAAAATGATTCAGGCATTGATCCTTACACTCGTGTAACGTCAGATGTTTATCAGGATATTTTTAATGAAGGATCATTCATTGGAAAAGGAATCTATGAAGTCGATACATTCGAAAGGGTTTTAAATAATCGCTTTCCGGAAAACAGAATTCTTAGTCACGATTTACTGGAAGGAAGCTATGTCAGAAGCGGATTTGCAAGTGATGTTCAGTTCTATGAAGAGACACCCCCGCGCTACAGCATGGACATCAGTCGCCGCCATCGATGGATACGTGGTGACTGGCAGATTGGAACCTGGTTTCTTCCATGGGTTCCCAATGCTCAGCGGAAATTAACTTCCAATCCTATCAGTGCATTGTCGAGATGGAAGATTCTGGATAATCTCCGACGCAGTCTGGTGCCTATCGCTCTATTGACCATGCTCGTCTTAGGATGGACATTATCTTCATTCCCATTATTCTGGACAGTGACAGTCCTGGGAATTCTCATCATTCCAACACTTACAATGTCGGGATGGCACCTCACTCAGAAGCCAAAAGAAGTTACGTTCTCTTCTCACGCGGAGAATGTTTTCGATAATACTTCAAAAGGACTCTTGCTATCCTTGTTTGAAGTTATCTGCCTTCCTTACGAAGCATTCATCAGTGCTGATGCCATTGGACGAACATTGATAAGAATGTTCATCACCAGAAAAAATATGCTGGAGTGGAATCCCTCCGGATTTCTACAAAAGCAAAAGGAAAATCTTTTTACGCTCACGTTAAAAATGTTCTTTGCGCCATTGCTTTCAGCAGCGTTGATCTACCTGCTCATAAACTACTACGCTTTTTCATTTTATCTGGCGATTCCATTTTTAGTGTTATGGATCCTTTCACCCGCTGTTGCGTATTGGGTGAGCATTCCTATCAAAGCGTATAAAACGACTGTCACACATGATCAAAAGATGTATCTCCGCGGACTGGCCCGCAAGACATGGGCTTACTTTGAGGCGCATGTCACAGCATCTGAAAACTGGTTGCCGCCTGACAATCTTCAGCAATATCCAATTGTCAAAATAGCACACCGGACTTCACCGACAAATATTGGTCTTGCATTGCTTTCCAATCTTACTGCCTATGACTTCGGATACATTGGGGGAATGCAGTTGATCAACCGCACTTACAATACCTTCTTAACGCTGAAAAAGCTTGATCGTTATGCCGGACATTTTTACAACTGGTATGACACACAATCTCTTGCAACACTTCAACCGAGATATATTTCAACTGTTGACAGTGGAAATCTTGCCGGACACTTGATTGTATTGCGACAAGGTCTTTTGGATTTACCCAATCGACCGATCGTAAATAACAATCTCTGGAAAGGACTTTATGATACTGTTCAGGTATTATTTCAACACGTTGCTCCGTCCAATGAAAAAGCTTTTTCAATACTGCAGAAAGGTTTCGCGGAATTGAATTTTTCAGAAACACTTTCCCTCAAACAAGTCAAGGCAGGTCTTGAAAAAATCTCAGGAAGTGTGAATCGGTTTATTCTGGATGAAGAGTTTAAGAAGTCAGAGGATGTTATGGAGTGGGTGCGATCCCTTCAGCATCAGCTTTCGGCCTGGCAAAGTGAGCTGGCACTTCTTAATCCATTGCTTCAATATGAAGAAAGACCGGAAAGATTTAAAAATATAAAACTCACCACAGATTCAACGTCATTAAATGATCTGATCCTGTTGGAAGAAAATCTTTCCGAAAAATTAAAAGAATTCCAAAACGTCAAGCTATCAGACCTGGAGGCCGCATGGCTTTTCAACTTTGAAAAATCAGTTCATGAAGCCAGCTCAACGGCTAAAGAAAAAATTGCTGAAATCAAGAGGCTTGCAGAAGATTGTCAGGACTTCTCAAACATGGAGTATGACTTCCTGTATGACAGGGATCAGCATCTGGTTTCTATAGGATACTCCGTCGACGATCACCGTTTAGATGCAAGCTTCTATGATCTGCTTGCGTCAGAAGCAAGGTTGGGATTATTTGTAGCAATTGCGCAGGGGAAAATTCCTCAGGAAAGCTGGTTCGCTTTGGGAAGAAGATTGGCCGAAACAAATTCTTCACCGGTTCTCCTTTCCTGGAGTGGATCAATGTTCGAATATCTGATGCCAAATCTCGTCATGCCGGTTTATGAAAACACTCTGCTCGATGAAACCAGCAAGGGCTGCGTGAGGAAACAAATCGAATATGGAAAACAACAAGGAGTGCCGTGGGGAATTTCAGAATCGTGTTACAATGTTGTCGATGCAAATCTAACGTATCAATACCGTGCGTTCGGTGTACCGGATCTTGGTTTCAAACGCGGATTGGGGCTTGACCTGGTGATAGCACCATATGCCACAGTGATGTCATTGATGATTGATCCCGCTGCTGCCTGCAAAAATCTGAAAAGACTTGAATCAAAAGGATACTCAGGGAAATATGGTTTGTTTGAATCCATTGATTATACACCGTTGCGATTAACAAGATCTAAAGTACCGGCGCTGATCCAATCATTCATGGTTCACCACCAGGGAATGAGTCTTCTGGCGCTTGATCATTTATTGTATGATCAGCCAATGCAAAAAAGATTTGAAGCCGATACTGTTTTACAAACTGCTTTATTGCTCTTACAGGAACGCGTTCCAAAATCAATTTCATTCTATTCTTTACCAAAAGATTCAGAAGAAATTGTTCACACCGCTTCAGCAGGGGAAATCAGGGTACTTAATACTCCAGACGGAAGTCACCCTGAGATTCAATTGTTATCCAATGGCAAGTATCATGTTATGGTTTCCAATTCGGGTGGCGGTTACAGTCGCTACAATGAAATGGCAATCACACGGTGGCGTGAAGATTCCACACGTGACAACTGGGGAACGTTCTCTTACATCAGAGATCTTGAAGACGGAGAATTCTGGTCGAATACCTATCAGCCTACACTGAAGAAAGGTTTATCGTATGAGGCGATCTTCTCACAAGGAAGAGTTGAATTCAGAAGAATTGATAAGGGAATTGAGTTACATACTGAAATAATAGTATCGCCGGAAGACAACGTTGAGATCCGGCGCATCCACATTACTAACCACACACGGTCTGAGCGTAAACTTGAGATCACATCTTATGGTGAAGTTGTAATGGCTTTGCCAGTGGCAGATGACGCGCATCCTGCGTTCAACAACTTATTTGTTCAGACAGAAATCCTCTCCAGCCAACACGCTATTCTTTGCACGCGCAGGCCTCGTTCTGATGAAGAAACTCCACCGTGGGTTTTCCACTTGATGAAGGTTACTCATGCAAAAACTGATCACATCTCGTACGAAACAGATCGCTACAAATTCATTGGAAGAGGCAATAGCATTGCTAATCCTCAGGCGATGATTCAGGAAGAACCATTATCCAATACTGAAGGACCTGTACTGGATCCGATTACATCTGTTCAGTACAGAATAACTCTTGGCGCTGAAGCAACGGCAATCATTGATATTATAACAGGAATATCCGAATCCAGAAGCGGTTGCCAGAATCTGGTGGATAAATACCAGGATCGCAATTTCAGAAATCGTGCATTTGAATTAACCTGGACGCACAGTCAGGTGGTATTGAGACAAATCAACGCAACGGAGTCTGACTCACAGCTTTTCAGCAGGCTCGCCAGTTCGATACTATATGCTAATCCTTCATTGCGTGCACCGAAGGATGTGTTGATCAAAAATTCAAGAGGACAGTCTGCTTTATGGAGTCATTCGATCTCCGGGGATCTTCCGATCGTGTTGCTGCAGGTTTCTGACTCAACGAACATTACCCTGATCAAGCAACTCATGCAGGCCCGTGCATATTGGCTATTCAAAGGATTAGTAATTGATCTGGTGATCATAAATGAAGATCACAGTGGTTACCGTCAGGTGCTGCAAGAGCAGGTTCAAAGCTTGATCTCTGCCGGCATAGGAATCAATCCTTCCGTCAAGCAGGGAAATATAATCGTACGTCTTTCTGATCAGATCTCAACAGAAGATCGTGTCCTGCTTCAGACGGTTGCAAGGGTAATTATTTCGGATAAAAACGGAACACTGTTGGATCATCTTGACAGGAGGCAGAAATCCGGACCCGTTATTCCATTACTCACTCAAACAAAACGAAATGAACCTGGTGATGAAACACCGCTGGCAATATCTGAACGTCTTTTCGATAATGGCATGGGTGGATTTTCAACCGATGGTACTGAGTACGTTATTACGACGGATGCAGATAATCCTACGCCACTTCCATGGAGCAATGTAATTGCTAATCCGAATTTCGGAACGATAGTTACTGAAAGCGGACCGGTTTATACATGGGCAGAGAATGCTCACGAATTCAGACTTACCCCATGGAACAATGATCCCGTTTCCAACAACGGTGGTGAAGTATTCTATATGCGGGATGAAGAAAGTGGAAAGGTCTGGTCACCGATGCCATTTCCAGCGCCTTCAACTTCAAATTTTGTAACACGTCATGGATTTGGATATAGCGTCTTTGAAACGAGAGAAGATGGAATATCAACAGAAGTCTGGATCTACGTAGATCGGGAGGCACAGATAAAGTTTACAGTTATAAAAATCAAGAACCTGTCGGGGCGGGCACGTTCATTGAGTGCAACAGGATATGCAGAATGGGTACTCGGCGGTTTGCGTCCAGGTTCGGTGATGCATGTGGTAACAGAACCAGATGCAGAGACTGGAACATTACTGACACGCAATCCATATAATACAGAATTTCCAAACCGGGTCGTCTTCTTTGATGCCAATAGTGCTAAGTATTCATTCACCACAGATCGTCATGAATTTATTGGCAGAAATGGAACTCTGGAAGATCCGGATGGAATGAAGAGACAACGTCTCTCAGGAAATTATGGAGCAGGTCTGGATCCATGCTCAGCTATTCAGATTCCATTTGTACTAAGCAGCGGGCAGGACAAGGAAATTATTTTCCGGATGGGAACAGGAAAGGATATTCACGAAGTTCGGAATATGCTAAGTAAGTTCAAGGGAAGAGATGCCGCTGTTAACTCTCTTTCAGTGATTCGGGAATACTGGCGAACAACGTTAGGTCATGTGAAAGTAAAGACGCCAGACCCGGCTTTGAATATTCTGGCCAACGGCTGGTTAATGTATCAGGTGATCTCATGCAGACTGTGGGGTCGGAGCGGGTTCTATCAATCGGGTGGGGCCTTCGGATTCCGTGATCAGCTTCAGGATGTATTGGCATTAATGGATGCTGCACCACAATTAACAAGAGATCAGATTTTACTATCGGCATCCAGACAATTCCGTGAAGGAGATGTTCAGCATTGGTGGCACCCGCCGCTGGGCAGAGGTGTCAGGACAAGATGCTCGGATGATATGCTGTGGATTGCGTTTACAACTTCACGTTATGTAACCCATACACACGACTTTGCAATTTTAAAAGAATTAGTATCATTTATTGAAGGGCGTGAGCTGAATGCAGATCAGGAATCCAGTTACGATCTGCCTGTATCTTCAGATGAAAAGACTACTCTCTATGATCATTGCAAAAGGGCCATCACACATTCTCTTAAATTCGGTTCGCATGGATTGCCTTTCATGGGGTCGGGGGATTGGAATGATGGAATGAATAATGTGGGAATCAAAGGTCAGGGAGAAAGTGTTTGGCTTGCATTTTTCCTCTTTGATGTATTGAGAAGATTTGAACCTATCGCTATTGTAATGCAGGATGAAGCGTTTGTAAAAACCTGCAGAGAGGCAGCGGCGGATCTTAAAGTTTCAATTGACAAGGCATGGGATGGAGAATGGTACAGACGAGCTTACTTCGATGACGGAACTCCATTGGGATCATCACAGAACACTGAATGCAGAATTGATTCTATTTCTCAAAGCTGGGCGGTTCTTTCAGAGGCCGGCACACCAGAGAGGGTTCATCAGGCGATGGAATCCGTAGATAAATATCTTGTGGATAAAACAAATTCATTGATCCGTTTGCTTGATCCGCCTTTCAATCACTCAGAGAAAGATCCTGGATACATTAAAGGATATCTTCCTGGTGTTCGCGAGAATGGTGGTCAATATTCACACGCTGCGATCTGGATGGTGATGGCGGTGGCGAAGATGGGAAATCGTCAGCGCACATGGGATCTGCTTCAGATTATCAATCCAATCAACCACGGAAGATCGAAAGATGATATTAAGGTTTATAAGACAGAACCGTATGTAATGGCAGCAGATGTCTATGGAGTTGAGCCCCATGTTGGAAGAGGCGGGTGGACATGGTACACGGGATCGGCTGGATGGATGTATCAACTCGTGATGGAATCATTCCTTGGATTGCGAAGAGAGGGATCTAAATTATTTATTAATCCTTGCGTCCCAGAGTCATGGAAATCTTTTGATGTTGAGTATCGGTATATGAATACGCTGTATAAGATCGAGATAATTCTTTCTTCTGAAAAAGATATCTCTATTAAAGTTGATGGAACGACGCAAAAAGAAAATGCTATCCAATTGGTGGATGACGGCAAGGAGCATAAGGTGGTGGCGAAGGTAAGTGCCGTAAAGCTGAACGCAGTTATGGTTGAAGAAACGGCACCTTCTGTACATTGA